Proteins from a genomic interval of Scomber japonicus isolate fScoJap1 chromosome 10, fScoJap1.pri, whole genome shotgun sequence:
- the cxcr3.2 gene encoding C-X-C chemokine receptor type 3-2, whose amino-acid sequence MPTYWPVYDNYTDTSKINAAPCQQEDIYSFAERYSPVVYSLVFTVALMGNVLVLCVIRRYRNSQSGGACAFSLTDTFLLHLAISDLLLAFTLPLFAVQWAHEWVFGLAVCKISGALFSLNRYSGILFLACISFDRYLAIVHAVSSGWKRNTCHAQIACAVIWVVCLGLSGVDIAFKQVVTAHVGQPRLMCQVWFTQNSTQWQVGLQLVSLILGFGVPLLIMLYCYIRIFRSLCNATRRQRRKSVRLIISLVTVFIICWAPYNCFQLADSLQRLGVVTGGCQFGHVVDIGTLVTESVGLSHCALNPLLYGFVGVKFRRELARMCKGLLGQRGLLGMEGWRQRRLRKSTGSFSSAESENTSYSVMV is encoded by the exons ATGCCCACT TACTGGCCTGTATACGATAATTACACTGACACGAGCAAGATTAATGCAGCCCCATGCCAGCAAGAGGACATATACAGTTTTGCAGAGAGGTATTCCCCTGTGGTATACAGCTTGGTGTTCACTGTAGCTCTGATGGGCAATGTGCTGGTGCTGTGTGTGATCCGACGATACCGAAACTCCCAGAGTGGTGGCGCCTGTGCATTCTCTCTGACCGACACGTTCCTCCTTCACCTGGCTATTTCTGACCTCCTGCTGGCCTTCACCTTGCCTCTGTTTGCAGTGCAATGGGCTCATGAGTGGGTATTCGGTTTGGCTGTTTGCAAGATCTCCGGTGCCCTCTTCTCCCTGAACCGCTACAGTGGCATCCTTTTCCTAGCCTGCATCAGCTTTGACCGATACCTGGCCATCGTTCATGCTGTCAGTTCTGGCTGGAAGCGTAACACCTGCCATGCCCAGATTGCCTGCGCTGTCATCTGGGTGGTGTGTTTGGGCCTGAGTGGAGTGGACATAGCCTTCAAACAGGTAGTGACAGCCCATGTAGGACAGCCAAGGCTTATGTGCCAGGTGTGGTTCACTCAGAACTCCACACAATGGCAGGTGGGACTGCAGCTTGTCAGCTTAATTTTAGGTTTTGGGGTCCCACTACTGATCATGCTCTACTGCTACATCCGCATCTTCAGGTCACTCTGCAATGCCACCCGTCGCCAAAGGCGCAAATCTGTCCGCCTCATCATCTCCTTGGTGACTGTGTTTATCATCTGCTGGGCACCGTACAACTGCTTCCAGCTGGCAGATAGCCTGCAAAGGCTGGGTGTGGTGACTGGAGGTTGCCAATTTGGTCATGTAGTGGACATCGGGACTCTGGTCACTGAAAGTGTGGGGCTGTCACACTGCGCCTTGAACCCTCTGCTGTATGGCTTTGTGGGGGTGAAGTTCAGGAGGGAGCTGGCTAGAATGTGTAAGGGGCTGCTCGGACAGAGAGGCTTActgggtatggagggatggaggcaGAGGAGACTCAGAAAAAGTACAGGCTCATTCAGCTCAGCAGAAAGCGAAAATACTTCATACTCTGTCATGGTATGA
- the cxcr3.1 gene encoding C-X-C chemokine receptor type 3.1, protein MHFEAQFIPVLYSVVFVVGVLGNGLLLGVLAQSRRTWSVTDTFILHLGVADILLLLTLPFWAAQAVQGWTFGTAFCKITGAIFTINFYCGIFLLACISLDRYLSIVHATQMYSRKKPWVVQASCLAVWLTSMLLSIPDWIFLEDVEDDRRNTRECIRNYLKFSYQIEIVGDWQLASRLIYHIAGFLLPSVVLIFCYTCILRRLRCGTHGLQKQKAFRVILAVVLVFFLCWTPYHITLMVDTLQSGNSSETCGGRSHLEKAKIVTSSVGYLHCSLNPILYAFVGVKFRRQLLNILRSLGCKLKTSVRLQSVASSRKSSIWSESADTSNSIAI, encoded by the exons ATGCACTTTGAGGCCCAGTTCATCCCAGTTCTGTACTCCGTGGTGTTTGTTGTGGGTGTCCTGGGGAATGGATTGCTTCTGGGAGTTTTGGCTCAGAGCAGGAGGACCTGGAGTGTGACAGATACCTTCATTCTCCACCTGGGTGTGGCAGATATCCTGCTGCTGTTGACGCTGCCCTTCTGGGCTGCACAGGCTGTTCAGGGATGGACCTTTGGTACTGCATTTTGCAAGATTACTGGAGCCATTTTTACG ATCAACTTCTACTGTGGCATCTTTTTGCTAGCCTGCATCAGTCTAGACCGCTACCTGTCCATTGTCCATGCTACCCAGATGTACTCCCGCAAGAAGCCCTGGGTTGTTCAGGCCAGCTGTTTGGCAGTGTGGCTGACCTCCATGCTTCTCTCTATTCCTGACTGGATCTTTCTGGAGGATGTGGAGGATGACAGACGAAACACAAGAGAGTGTATTCGTAACTACCTTAAGTTTTCATATCAGATAGAGATAGTAGGTGACTGGCAGCTGGCATCACGCCTGATTTACCACATAGCAGGCTTCCTGCTCCCTTCAGTTGTCCTGATCTTCTGCTACACCTGCATCCTGCGACGGCTGCGATGTGGCACACACGGCCTCCAAAAGCAGAAGGCTTTCAGGGTCATCTTGGCTGTCGTGTTggttttctttctctgctgGACGCCATACCACATCACACTCATGGTGGACACACTTCAGTCCGGCAACAGCAGTGAGACCTGTGGAGGCAGATCACATCTGGAGAAAGCCAAGATAGTCACCTCCTCTGTGGGTTACCTCCACTGCAGCCTAAATCCCATCCTGTATGCATTTGTGGGTGTGAAGTTCCGGCGTCAGCTGCTGAACATCCTGAGGTCTTTGGGCTGCAAGCTGAAGACAAGTGTCAGACTCCAGTCTGTTGCAAGCAGCAGGAAAAGCTCCATTTGGTCTGAGTCAGCTGATACCTCCAACTCCATAGCTATCTAA
- the LOC128366160 gene encoding C-X-C chemokine receptor type 1-like has protein sequence MMNMTLDLDGIFKDNNSFNYDDDYVYEKEDEDPQSSGSKAVLIPLLYSVVLIAGLLGNGLLIAVLSQKKRAWSISDIFIILLSVSDIVLLVTLPLWAAQTSQDCGWCFWVPLSKISGAVFNMNFYCGMFLMVSISWNHYLSIAHSTHLYSHNRSKLAYISFLSVSFLLTIPDWDFFVVERTWKEKTLCIPNCYLPQKKLVSRLFHHVLGFLLPAVALIICCFLLSKRLQKQKQRATTVILALVVVFLSCWMPYNITLIVDTFKNRSKTPQEIANSEGSLKTALLFTSALACVHACLRPVLYFSLCKNFRERMLALLRCSKDGDERSLWELGVDDEKDLPAKTHEGESLKQVTCVEQQEQTTKC, from the exons ATG ATGAACATGACTCTGGATCTTGATGGAATATTCAAGGACAACAACTCCTTCAATTACGACGACGACTATGTGTATgaaaaggaagatgaagatCCCCAGTCAAGTGGCAGTAAGGCAGTGTTGATCCCGCTTCTGTATTCCGTGGTGCTGATCGCAGGTCTCCTGGGAAACGGACTACTCATTGCCGTTCTGAGCCAGAAGAAGCGAGCATGGAGTATATCAGACATCTTTATCATCCTGCTGAGTGTCTCGGACATCGTCCTGCTGGTGACATTGCCCTTATGGGCCGCACAGACCAGCCAGGATTGTGGATGGTGCTTCTGGGTTCCTCTCTCCAAGATCAGTGGAGCAGTTTTTAAT atGAATTTCTACTGTGGGATGTTTCTGATGGTTTCCATTAGTTGGAACCACTACCTGTCCATCGCCCACTCTACCCATCTGTACTCCCACAACAGGTCCAAGTTAGCTTACATCAGCTTCCTTTCGGTCTCCTTTCTCCTCACCATCCCTGACTGGGATTTCTTTGTGGTCGAAAGAACGTGGAAAGAGAAAACACTGTGTATTCCCAACTGCTATCTTCCACAAAAGAAGCTGGTCTCACGCCTGTTCCACCACGTATTGGGTTTCCTCCTGCCTGCTGTTGCCCTGATCATCTGCTGCTTCCTGCTATCTAAACGCCtccagaagcagaagcagagagCCACCACGGTCATCCTGGCCCTGGTGGTGGTCTTCCTTTCCTGCTGGATGCCATACAACATCACACTCATCGTGGACACCTTCAAGAACAGATCTAAGACGCCCCAAGAAATTGCAAATTCTGAGGGTTCCCTGAAAACTGCCCTTCTGTTCACATCTGCATTAGCCTGTGTTCATGCGTGCCTCAGACCTGTGCTGTACTTCAGCCTGTGCAAAAACTTCAGGGAAAGGATGCTGGCATTGTTGAGGTGTTCAAAAGATGGGGATGAGCGCTCTCTATGGGAGTTGGGTGTGGATGATGAAAAAGATCTGCCTGCAAAGACACATGAGGGAGAATCACTGAAGCAGGTAACATGTGTAGAGCAGCAGGAACAAACAACTAAGTGCTGA